The Niallia alba genome includes a window with the following:
- the ftsL gene encoding cell division protein FtsL: MSNLARKIQQDHYQHQEEKQSVKKVIKQTKSLLSPGEKIIGIAFVAIICFGGVKIVSNQAEIYQVNKEIQVTQNAVNSIEKSNKELDTQVKNLSSFERLREVAGKLGLDFSKDSVKVVH, encoded by the coding sequence ATGAGCAATTTAGCGAGAAAAATTCAACAGGATCATTATCAACATCAAGAAGAAAAACAGTCGGTTAAAAAGGTTATTAAACAGACTAAATCATTATTATCTCCTGGTGAGAAGATTATCGGAATCGCCTTTGTTGCCATTATTTGTTTTGGCGGTGTGAAAATCGTGAGCAACCAAGCAGAGATTTATCAAGTCAACAAAGAAATTCAAGTCACACAAAATGCTGTCAATTCTATTGAAAAGTCAAATAAGGAATTAGATACACAGGTTAAGAATTTAAGTAGCTTTGAGCGTTTACGTGAAGTAGCAGGTAAATTAGGTTTAGATTTTAGTAAAGACAGTGTAAAGGTTGTGCATTAA
- a CDS encoding penicillin-binding protein, translating to MIRKQPNINFGAAILFVLFCLLFFVLVIRFVYIQATGEVSGVELAAQAEKKHNTSRILEASRGSILDRNGEVIAEDAVSYKLVAVTDEKLSEHDKNNPVHVKDPETTSRELAKYIDLTESEIYRILTKEGAKQVEFGKAGKDLSYETKKKIEDLKLPGIQIVEGKKRFYPNGIFASHVIGYLEESDGKETGRLGIEESLNKMLTGTNGSMQYSKDIWGYILPNSKDKIVPAKNGNDVYLTLDKKIQSFLEDTMNEVNDEYNPAKMIAIVANPKTGEILAMSQRPSFDPETREGITDSWHNEAIETNYEPGSTMKIFTLAAAVEEGVFNPNEEYKSGRYEGIGDHNGGVGWGSISYLEGVQRSSNVAFAKLAKEKIGFDTFREYLTKFGLDQTTGIDLPREANSSIVFNWPIEKITTAFGQGTALTPIQQIQAATAVANDGKMVKPYVIEQIKDSNTGEVIKKGETQVAGTPISAETAKEVRDILETVITSKKGTGYKKFNIDGYPVAGKTGTAQIPKSGGGYLTGSDNYIFSFLGMAPKDDPELIMYVAVQQPELKETEVGSEPVAEIFTSVMKSSLQYMDIVPTEGEASKPIAIPNLSGMTAEEAKKILADKGLNAIIIGDGKTVEEQLPVKGETYLKGEKVILKTNGKETVPNMKGWSLRDVLKVADLNKLKLEISGSGYVSSQSIKAGSKVKENDKLTVKLKEPE from the coding sequence ATGATTCGAAAACAGCCTAATATTAATTTTGGAGCAGCCATCCTCTTTGTTCTCTTTTGTCTGCTCTTTTTTGTTTTAGTTATTCGGTTTGTCTATATTCAGGCAACAGGAGAAGTGTCTGGTGTAGAACTTGCTGCACAAGCAGAAAAAAAACATAATACTTCTCGTATATTAGAGGCATCTAGAGGTAGTATATTGGACCGTAATGGAGAAGTAATTGCAGAGGATGCAGTTTCCTATAAACTTGTTGCAGTAACAGATGAAAAGTTAAGTGAGCATGACAAGAACAACCCCGTTCATGTCAAAGATCCGGAAACAACATCTAGAGAACTAGCAAAATATATCGATTTAACAGAGTCAGAGATTTATAGAATTTTAACAAAAGAGGGAGCTAAACAAGTGGAATTTGGAAAGGCAGGTAAGGACCTTTCCTATGAAACCAAAAAGAAAATTGAAGATTTGAAGCTCCCTGGCATTCAGATCGTTGAAGGCAAAAAGAGATTTTATCCGAATGGTATTTTTGCTTCCCATGTAATTGGATATTTAGAAGAATCAGATGGCAAAGAAACGGGTAGACTTGGCATCGAAGAAAGTTTAAACAAAATGCTAACAGGAACAAATGGTAGCATGCAGTATAGCAAGGATATTTGGGGTTATATTTTACCAAACAGTAAGGATAAAATTGTGCCTGCAAAAAATGGTAATGATGTTTATTTAACGCTCGATAAAAAAATTCAATCCTTTTTAGAGGATACCATGAATGAAGTGAATGATGAATATAATCCTGCGAAAATGATTGCAATCGTAGCTAATCCAAAAACAGGAGAAATTTTAGCGATGAGTCAAAGACCATCGTTTGATCCTGAAACAAGAGAAGGAATTACCGACTCTTGGCATAATGAAGCGATCGAAACCAATTATGAACCAGGATCTACGATGAAAATATTTACCTTAGCGGCAGCTGTTGAAGAAGGGGTATTTAACCCAAATGAAGAATATAAGTCGGGTCGATATGAAGGAATAGGCGATCATAACGGTGGTGTAGGTTGGGGATCTATTTCCTATTTGGAAGGTGTTCAACGATCTTCCAATGTAGCCTTTGCAAAACTAGCCAAAGAAAAAATAGGCTTTGATACATTTAGAGAATACTTAACGAAATTTGGTCTTGATCAAACAACAGGGATTGACCTTCCAAGAGAAGCGAATAGCTCTATTGTGTTTAACTGGCCAATCGAAAAAATTACGACAGCTTTTGGTCAAGGTACAGCATTAACACCAATTCAACAAATCCAAGCAGCGACAGCAGTGGCGAACGATGGGAAAATGGTGAAGCCGTACGTAATCGAGCAAATTAAAGATTCGAATACCGGAGAAGTAATAAAAAAAGGCGAGACTCAAGTTGCCGGGACACCGATTTCAGCTGAAACAGCCAAAGAGGTTCGCGATATTCTTGAGACAGTTATTACAAGCAAAAAAGGGACAGGTTATAAAAAATTTAATATTGATGGCTATCCGGTTGCTGGTAAAACAGGAACAGCGCAAATTCCTAAAAGTGGCGGCGGCTATTTAACAGGCAGTGATAATTATATTTTTTCATTTTTAGGAATGGCCCCAAAAGATGATCCTGAGTTAATCATGTATGTTGCTGTACAGCAGCCAGAACTGAAGGAAACAGAGGTAGGTTCTGAACCTGTTGCGGAAATTTTCACTTCTGTTATGAAGAGCAGTCTTCAATATATGGATATTGTTCCAACTGAAGGAGAAGCTTCGAAACCAATTGCAATTCCGAATTTAAGTGGAATGACTGCAGAAGAAGCGAAGAAAATTCTAGCAGATAAGGGGTTAAATGCGATTATTATCGGAGACGGTAAAACAGTGGAAGAACAACTTCCAGTCAAAGGTGAGACTTATCTAAAAGGAGAAAAAGTTATTTTAAAGACAAATGGTAAAGAAACAGTTCCTAATATGAAGGGCTGGTCATTACGTGATGTGTTAAAAGTAGCAGATTTAAATAAATTAAAGCTTGAAATCTCCGGAAGTGGATATGTATCTTCTCAAAGCATTAAAGCTGGGTCAAAGGTTAAAGAAAATGATAAATTAACGGTTAAGTTAAAAGAGCCGGAGTAA
- a CDS encoding nuclease-related domain-containing protein — MYKKRKKPPELALLKSLNSRMELSDEMKLRDYNHKKGWEGERRFDDYLRNLAQNSIILNDLLLQSNQTTFQIDSLLIEGEALHLYEIKNYEGDFYYENDRFYKKNNKVEINNPITQLKRTDSLLRQLIHQLGYSIPIVPHVVFVNQKFTLYQAPLHLPIIYPTQLNRYVKSLEMNRTQVKKQHTTLAEKLIALHMNESSYRRISSYTYDELKKGILCDKCNSLIISAERSMIKCDACGYTESLDKAVLRSVEEFKLLFPERKITTKEIYDWCLISGEMRRIKRILDKHYRLIGVHQWAYYE; from the coding sequence TTGTATAAAAAAAGAAAGAAACCACCAGAATTAGCTTTGTTAAAATCATTAAATAGCCGGATGGAATTATCAGATGAAATGAAGCTGAGAGACTACAATCATAAAAAAGGTTGGGAAGGAGAGAGGCGGTTTGATGATTATTTAAGGAATTTAGCTCAAAATAGTATTATATTAAATGATTTATTACTGCAATCAAACCAAACGACATTTCAAATCGACTCCTTATTGATAGAAGGAGAAGCACTCCATCTCTATGAAATTAAGAACTATGAAGGTGATTTTTATTATGAAAATGATCGATTCTATAAGAAAAACAATAAAGTAGAAATCAATAATCCTATTACTCAATTAAAACGAACCGATTCCTTATTAAGACAATTAATTCATCAACTTGGTTATTCCATTCCAATTGTCCCTCATGTTGTTTTTGTAAACCAAAAATTCACCTTATATCAAGCTCCACTTCATTTGCCTATCATTTATCCTACTCAATTAAATCGTTATGTTAAATCATTAGAAATGAACAGAACACAAGTGAAAAAACAGCATACGACCTTAGCTGAAAAGTTGATAGCTCTTCATATGAATGAATCATCTTATCGAAGAATTTCAAGCTATACCTATGATGAGCTTAAGAAAGGAATCCTTTGTGATAAATGTAACTCACTGATCATTTCAGCAGAACGTTCAATGATCAAATGTGATGCATGTGGATATACAGAAAGCTTGGATAAAGCTGTTTTACGAAGTGTTGAAGAGTTTAAGCTGCTTTTTCCAGAAAGAAAGATAACGACAAAAGAAATTTATGACTGGTGTCTGATCTCGGGAGAAATGCGAAGAATTAAGAGAATATTAGATAAGCATTATAGGCTTATTGGTGTACATCAATGGGCGTACTATGAGTGA
- a CDS encoding stage V sporulation protein D gives MRVSNVTVRKRLLIALVAGIIIFFIIDARLAYVQFFLGDELTTKAKNLWSRQIAFEPQRGEILDRNGIALATNVSAPTVYIVPRQLKDPADTAEKLAKVLEADKESVYKQIIQKEMSVRLKEGRKITHEKAKKVRALDIDGVYIGEDSKRSYPFGNYLSHVLGFAGIDNQGLIGLELEYDDELKGKKGSVQYYSDAKGQRMNDMADAYEAPVNGNDLVLTIDTKIQTIVERELDIAEQTYEPESIIALAMNPKTGEVLAMSSRPGFDPSDFQNVDSKVYNRNLPIWSSYEPGSTFKIITLAAALEEGKVDLDKDTFYDKGYAEVGGAKLKCWKRGGHGSQTFLEVVQNSCNPGFVELGERLGKDKLFQYIRDFGFGQKTGIDLQGESKGILFNMDRVGPVEQATTAFGQGVAVTPIQQVTALSAAINGGTLYTPYVAKELIDPATGEVVMEKKPVAKRKVVSEETSKEVRRALENVVAKGSGGKAFVEGYRVGGKTGTAQKASGGRYLENNYILSFIGFAPADDPELVVYVAVDNPKGTIQFGSAVAAPIVGAIMGDSLRALGVEPRKDQIDKVYKYPENPLIEVPDLVGHTKKDISEMFINLKIESSGSGDTVIKQSPEPGTKVKDGSTILVQFN, from the coding sequence ATGCGGGTTTCAAACGTAACCGTCCGGAAACGATTATTGATAGCGCTGGTTGCTGGGATAATTATTTTCTTTATTATTGATGCAAGATTAGCGTATGTTCAATTTTTTCTGGGGGACGAGCTTACAACTAAAGCGAAAAATTTATGGAGTCGGCAAATTGCTTTTGAGCCACAACGTGGAGAGATTTTGGATCGTAATGGAATAGCGCTGGCAACAAATGTTAGTGCACCAACAGTTTATATAGTACCACGACAGCTTAAAGATCCAGCAGATACGGCAGAAAAGCTTGCAAAAGTATTAGAAGCAGATAAAGAATCTGTTTATAAGCAGATTATTCAAAAGGAGATGAGCGTTCGCTTAAAAGAAGGAAGGAAAATTACGCATGAAAAAGCAAAAAAAGTTCGTGCGCTTGATATAGATGGTGTCTATATTGGAGAAGATTCCAAGAGATCCTATCCTTTCGGAAATTATTTATCCCATGTTTTAGGGTTTGCAGGCATTGATAATCAAGGGTTAATTGGCTTAGAACTAGAATATGATGATGAGTTAAAAGGGAAAAAAGGGTCTGTTCAATATTATTCTGATGCGAAAGGTCAAAGAATGAATGATATGGCTGATGCTTATGAAGCTCCAGTAAATGGAAATGATTTAGTACTGACGATTGATACAAAAATTCAAACGATTGTAGAGAGAGAATTGGATATTGCAGAACAAACGTATGAACCTGAATCAATTATAGCATTGGCGATGAATCCAAAGACTGGTGAAGTTTTGGCGATGTCTAGTCGTCCAGGATTTGATCCTTCAGATTTTCAAAATGTTGATTCAAAAGTTTATAATCGAAATTTACCAATTTGGAGTTCATACGAACCAGGTTCTACTTTTAAAATCATCACTTTGGCAGCAGCTCTCGAAGAAGGAAAAGTAGATTTAGACAAGGACACTTTTTATGATAAGGGCTACGCCGAAGTAGGCGGAGCTAAGTTGAAATGTTGGAAGAGAGGCGGACATGGTTCGCAAACATTCTTGGAAGTTGTTCAAAACTCTTGTAACCCAGGTTTTGTGGAGTTAGGGGAACGTCTAGGAAAAGATAAGCTTTTTCAATATATTCGTGATTTTGGGTTTGGACAGAAAACAGGCATCGATTTACAGGGGGAGTCAAAAGGGATATTGTTTAACATGGACAGAGTAGGACCAGTAGAGCAAGCAACTACTGCGTTTGGTCAAGGGGTTGCAGTAACGCCAATTCAACAAGTAACAGCGCTCTCGGCAGCAATTAATGGAGGAACGCTATATACTCCTTATGTGGCGAAAGAATTAATTGATCCAGCCACTGGTGAAGTAGTCATGGAGAAGAAGCCTGTTGCAAAAAGAAAGGTTGTTTCTGAAGAAACATCCAAAGAAGTGAGAAGGGCATTAGAAAATGTTGTTGCAAAAGGATCCGGAGGTAAAGCCTTTGTGGAAGGGTATCGGGTTGGTGGAAAAACAGGAACAGCCCAAAAAGCATCGGGTGGAAGATATTTAGAGAATAACTATATTCTTTCTTTTATTGGGTTTGCACCTGCCGATGACCCAGAACTAGTCGTCTATGTGGCAGTAGATAATCCAAAAGGAACCATACAATTTGGTAGTGCTGTTGCTGCACCAATCGTTGGGGCTATTATGGGAGATAGCTTAAGAGCGTTAGGTGTTGAACCGCGTAAAGACCAAATTGATAAAGTATATAAATATCCAGAAAATCCATTAATAGAAGTGCCTGATCTTGTAGGTCATACGAAAAAAGACATTAGTGAAATGTTTATTAATCTTAAAATAGAATCAAGTGGAAGTGGAGATACCGTTATCAAGCAATCCCCTGAACCAGGAACAAAAGTAAAGGATGGCTCCACAATATTGGTTCAATTTAATTAA
- a CDS encoding UDP-N-acetylmuramoyl-L-alanyl-D-glutamate--2,6-diaminopimelate ligase codes for MQLKKLIENLHPYVPYDGDDVEIKSIENDNRKVINGSLFICIKGYTVDGHDFAQKAYESGAVAVIAERKLPLPIPVIVVKDTKRAGSILADVFYQKPTQKLQLIGITGTNGKTTTSHLIDAILKEADQKTGIIGTMYTKIGEEIQETKNTTPEAVTLQKLFHQMVEQKVDTAVMEVSSHALVEGRVFGCDYDIAVFTNLSQDHLDYHGTMEEYKKAKGLLFTRLGNAFTSEKPKFAILNKDDATAKEYETITAAHILTYGIDTDADIMAKNIRITAAGTSFDLHSPFGTHQVQLKMVGKFNVYNSLASIGAAIASNIPLEVTIKALEKVEGVAGRFETVNAEQNFSVIVDYSHTPDSLQNALQTVKEFAKKNVYVIAGCGGDRDKTKRPLMAKIACQEASYAILTSDNPRSEDPLAILKDMEAGVTGEQNYTIIADRKEAIRFAINQAKPGDVILIAGKGHETYQIIGSEVLDFDDRLVAKEAIEERKNDTVL; via the coding sequence ATGCAATTAAAAAAACTTATTGAGAATTTACACCCATACGTCCCTTATGATGGAGACGATGTGGAAATAAAATCAATAGAGAATGATAATCGCAAAGTAATAAATGGCAGTCTTTTTATTTGTATAAAAGGATATACAGTCGATGGCCATGATTTTGCCCAAAAAGCATATGAGTCTGGAGCGGTGGCTGTCATTGCTGAAAGAAAATTACCTTTACCTATTCCGGTTATAGTTGTGAAAGATACAAAGAGGGCTGGTAGTATCCTGGCAGATGTCTTTTATCAAAAGCCAACACAAAAGCTTCAGCTTATTGGCATAACTGGAACAAATGGAAAAACAACTACTAGTCATTTAATAGATGCTATTTTAAAAGAAGCAGATCAAAAAACAGGAATCATCGGTACGATGTATACGAAAATCGGTGAGGAAATTCAGGAAACAAAAAATACTACTCCAGAGGCAGTGACACTTCAGAAGCTCTTCCATCAAATGGTGGAACAGAAGGTCGACACAGCTGTTATGGAAGTGTCTTCCCATGCCCTTGTAGAAGGAAGAGTATTTGGCTGCGATTATGATATAGCTGTATTCACAAATTTAAGTCAGGACCATTTAGATTATCATGGTACGATGGAGGAATATAAAAAAGCAAAAGGGCTATTGTTTACAAGATTAGGAAATGCTTTCACATCAGAAAAGCCAAAGTTTGCAATCTTAAACAAAGATGATGCAACAGCTAAAGAGTATGAAACCATTACTGCTGCTCATATTCTTACATATGGAATTGATACGGATGCTGATATAATGGCGAAAAATATAAGAATCACTGCAGCCGGTACATCCTTTGATCTGCATTCGCCGTTTGGAACACACCAAGTACAGCTAAAAATGGTTGGTAAATTCAATGTGTATAATTCGTTAGCAAGCATTGGTGCTGCGATTGCAAGCAATATTCCATTAGAGGTAACAATTAAGGCGTTAGAAAAGGTAGAAGGAGTTGCGGGTAGATTTGAAACAGTAAATGCAGAACAAAACTTCTCGGTGATTGTAGATTATTCCCATACACCTGATAGTTTACAAAACGCGTTACAGACGGTGAAAGAATTTGCGAAGAAAAATGTTTATGTCATTGCTGGCTGTGGAGGAGATAGAGACAAGACGAAACGTCCTTTAATGGCGAAAATTGCTTGTCAGGAAGCTTCTTATGCTATCCTAACTTCCGATAATCCTCGAAGTGAAGATCCGCTTGCTATATTAAAAGATATGGAAGCAGGAGTTACGGGAGAACAGAATTATACGATTATTGCTGATCGAAAAGAGGCTATTCGCTTTGCCATAAATCAAGCGAAACCAGGCGATGTTATATTAATTGCAGGGAAAGGCCATGAAACGTATCAAATTATTGGTTCTGAAGTGTTAGATTTTGATGATCGTTTAGTGGCAAAAGAAGCGATAGAGGAGAGAAAAAATGACACTGTCCTATAA
- the mraY gene encoding phospho-N-acetylmuramoyl-pentapeptide-transferase, with protein MQEKVIFFTILLGFLITVLISPFFIPFLRRLKFGQSIREEGPKSHQKKTGTPTMGGLMIIFSIVVTTLVMINKFSEPTIKTYLLLLVLLGFGLLGFLDDFIKVVMKRNLGLTSRQKLLGQIIISLIFYFVLRENEFSTAISIPFVEKPLELGWFYALFIIFWLVGFSNAVNLTDGLDGLVSGTSAVAFGAFAVLAWSQSQFEISIFSVAIVGAVLGFLVFNAHPAKVFMGDTGSLALGGAIAAIAILTKTEILLILIGGVFVIETLSVILQVISFKSTGRRIFRMSPLHHHYELVGWSEWRVVATFWTVGLLFAALGIYIEVWL; from the coding sequence ATGCAGGAGAAAGTTATCTTTTTTACGATTCTTTTAGGCTTTTTAATAACAGTATTAATTTCTCCCTTTTTTATTCCCTTCTTGAGAAGATTGAAATTCGGACAAAGCATTAGGGAAGAAGGACCGAAATCCCATCAGAAAAAAACGGGAACACCAACGATGGGTGGCTTAATGATCATTTTTTCTATTGTCGTAACGACATTAGTAATGATTAATAAATTTTCAGAGCCAACGATTAAGACATATTTACTTCTTTTAGTTTTACTTGGTTTTGGATTATTAGGGTTTTTAGATGACTTTATAAAAGTAGTTATGAAGCGTAACCTAGGATTAACATCTAGACAAAAGCTATTAGGACAGATTATTATTTCCCTCATTTTCTATTTTGTTTTACGAGAAAATGAATTTTCAACCGCAATCTCGATTCCTTTTGTTGAAAAGCCATTGGAATTAGGATGGTTTTATGCGTTATTTATTATTTTTTGGCTAGTTGGATTCTCTAATGCGGTTAATTTAACAGATGGATTGGATGGTTTAGTTTCTGGAACATCTGCTGTTGCATTTGGAGCATTTGCTGTGCTTGCATGGAGTCAGTCACAATTTGAAATTAGTATTTTCTCTGTGGCAATTGTTGGAGCAGTATTAGGATTCTTAGTATTTAATGCACATCCAGCAAAAGTATTTATGGGAGATACAGGTTCTCTTGCACTTGGAGGCGCGATTGCTGCAATTGCTATTTTAACAAAGACAGAAATTCTATTGATATTAATTGGTGGAGTATTTGTTATCGAAACACTTTCTGTTATTCTCCAAGTTATCTCATTTAAATCAACTGGAAGAAGAATCTTCCGTATGAGTCCATTGCATCATCATTATGAATTGGTTGGATGGTCTGAATGGAGAGTAGTTGCTACATTTTGGACGGTTGGATTATTATTCGCCGCTTTAGGAATTTATATTGAGGTGTGGTTATAA
- the murD gene encoding UDP-N-acetylmuramoyl-L-alanine--D-glutamate ligase, with the protein MKQINDYHHKKILVLGLAKSGVSAAQLLHNLGAFVTVNDSKPLDENPEAQGLLEQGITVICGSHPIELLEEGFQLIVKNPGIPYFNPMIKGAIERGIPVITEVELAYRVSEAPFLAITGSNGKTTTTTLLFDMLEADKKKPLIAGNIGTVASNVAQVAKKDNNIVIELSSFQLMGIEKFKPHIAIITNIYEAHLDYHGTREEYAKAKGNIAKNQDENDYLIVNVEQEVVMNIAKSSKATIIPFSAKRELEFGAYVKDNVIYFNDEEVMKLSDITYLSALNLENILSSVAAAKLTGASNESIFKVLSNFKGVKHRLQFIKEVNGRKFYNDSKATNILATQNALAAFNEPVILLAGGLDRGNEFDELIPSLKNVKAMITFGQTAEKVEKAGRLAGIKTIKRVDNVDKAVPVAYDLSESGEVILLSPACASWDQYKTFEVRGDIFINAVHMLK; encoded by the coding sequence ATGAAGCAAATTAATGATTATCATCATAAAAAAATACTTGTATTAGGTCTTGCTAAAAGTGGAGTAAGTGCAGCTCAATTACTACATAATTTAGGTGCCTTTGTAACAGTGAATGATAGTAAGCCATTGGACGAAAATCCTGAGGCACAAGGTTTATTAGAGCAAGGAATCACAGTGATTTGTGGAAGTCATCCGATTGAATTGTTGGAGGAAGGATTTCAGTTGATTGTAAAAAATCCGGGGATTCCTTACTTTAATCCAATGATTAAAGGGGCCATTGAGCGTGGGATTCCCGTAATTACTGAAGTGGAGCTTGCATACCGTGTTTCAGAAGCACCATTCCTTGCGATCACTGGTTCAAATGGAAAAACGACAACGACAACTTTATTGTTCGATATGTTAGAAGCAGATAAGAAAAAGCCCCTTATTGCGGGGAATATTGGTACAGTTGCTTCAAACGTGGCTCAAGTGGCAAAGAAGGATAATAATATCGTCATCGAATTATCATCTTTTCAATTAATGGGGATTGAAAAGTTTAAACCACATATTGCAATCATTACAAACATTTATGAAGCACATTTGGATTATCACGGAACACGAGAAGAATATGCAAAAGCAAAAGGAAATATTGCGAAGAACCAAGACGAAAATGACTATCTAATTGTGAATGTAGAGCAAGAGGTTGTAATGAATATCGCGAAGAGCAGTAAAGCGACCATTATCCCTTTTTCTGCGAAACGCGAACTTGAGTTTGGTGCATATGTGAAAGATAATGTCATCTATTTTAATGATGAAGAAGTAATGAAACTCTCAGATATAACCTATTTAAGTGCATTAAATTTAGAAAATATTCTTTCTTCTGTTGCAGCTGCAAAACTAACAGGAGCATCTAATGAAAGTATTTTTAAAGTTTTAAGTAACTTTAAAGGGGTTAAACATCGTCTGCAATTTATCAAAGAAGTAAATGGACGAAAATTTTATAATGACTCTAAAGCAACGAATATATTAGCTACACAAAATGCCCTTGCTGCCTTTAATGAACCAGTCATTTTACTAGCAGGTGGATTGGATCGAGGAAATGAATTTGATGAACTCATTCCATCACTAAAAAATGTAAAAGCAATGATTACATTTGGACAAACTGCAGAAAAAGTGGAGAAGGCAGGGAGACTTGCAGGAATAAAAACCATTAAACGCGTCGATAATGTGGACAAAGCAGTGCCTGTAGCCTATGACTTATCAGAAAGTGGAGAGGTAATTCTCCTTTCCCCAGCATGTGCAAGTTGGGATCAATATAAAACTTTTGAGGTCAGAGGAGACATTTTTATCAATGCGGTGCATATGCTTAAATAA
- the spoVE gene encoding stage V sporulation protein E has protein sequence MPSKKTTPDIILMIITFTLLAIGLIMVYSASAVMAERNLGDSFFFAKRQMLFAGVGIAAMLFIMNLDYWIWRSWAKPIIIVCFVLLIVVLIPGVGLVRNGSQSWIGVGAFSIQPSEFMKIAMIIFLGKFLSENQKHIISFKKGLLPSLGLVFLAFGMIMLQPDLGTGTVMVGTSIVMIFIAGARIRHFVILGLIGVAGFIGLVASAPYRIKRITSFLDPWSDPLGSGFQIIQSLYAIGPGGLFGLGLGESRQKFFYLPEPQTDFIFAILSEELGFIGGSLILLLFALLLWRGIRIALGAQDLFGSFVAVGIISMVAIQVMINIGVVTGLMPVTGITLPFLSYGGSSLTLMLIAIGILLNVSRFSRY, from the coding sequence GTGCCATCAAAAAAAACGACTCCAGATATAATTTTAATGATCATCACATTTACGTTGCTTGCCATAGGGTTAATCATGGTGTACAGTGCAAGTGCGGTTATGGCCGAACGAAATTTAGGGGATTCCTTCTTTTTTGCAAAGAGACAGATGCTTTTTGCCGGTGTTGGAATTGCTGCAATGTTATTTATTATGAACCTTGATTACTGGATATGGAGATCTTGGGCTAAACCAATTATTATTGTTTGCTTTGTTTTACTTATAGTCGTATTAATTCCTGGAGTTGGTTTAGTTCGGAATGGTTCACAAAGCTGGATTGGTGTAGGAGCATTTTCCATTCAGCCCTCTGAATTTATGAAAATAGCAATGATTATTTTCCTGGGAAAATTTCTATCGGAAAATCAAAAGCATATAATTTCCTTTAAAAAAGGATTACTCCCATCTTTAGGTCTTGTATTTCTAGCCTTTGGGATGATTATGCTTCAGCCAGATTTAGGTACTGGAACTGTTATGGTTGGTACAAGTATCGTAATGATCTTTATTGCTGGTGCTAGGATTCGTCACTTTGTAATATTAGGGCTAATCGGTGTTGCTGGGTTTATTGGATTGGTTGCATCCGCTCCTTATCGAATTAAAAGGATAACTTCATTTCTAGATCCATGGTCTGATCCGTTAGGAAGTGGTTTTCAGATCATACAATCGCTTTATGCGATAGGACCAGGTGGTTTGTTCGGCTTAGGCCTTGGGGAAAGCAGGCAAAAATTCTTTTACTTGCCAGAGCCACAGACAGATTTTATTTTTGCTATTCTATCAGAAGAATTAGGCTTTATCGGCGGTTCCTTAATTTTATTATTATTTGCTTTATTACTATGGAGAGGAATAAGAATAGCATTAGGTGCACAAGACTTATTTGGAAGTTTTGTAGCCGTTGGTATTATTTCCATGGTTGCTATACAAGTTATGATTAACATTGGAGTTGTTACAGGACTTATGCCTGTAACGGGGATTACACTCCCATTTCTAAGCTATGGAGGATCCTCTCTTACACTAATGTTGATTGCAATAGGTATCCTCTTAAACGTGAGCAGATTTTCAAGGTACTGA